From one Cardiocondyla obscurior isolate alpha-2009 linkage group LG06, Cobs3.1, whole genome shotgun sequence genomic stretch:
- the L gene encoding zinc finger protein 423 homolog isoform X1: MSRRKQAKPRSLKRDEEWDDDNEQNVLEAAEQNNETTAIKQDDEEEEEEEELQRAFSRQSEDYLQDGGSTSVQGPDLENQNSLDSEALGTGSSSWHSEDGGPNSRRGRETPSSCATPTSASFPSEPEVDADVGVNPDGNNPAAPYPCQFCERTFPRLSYLKKHEQSHGDQMPYRCSWCNRLFKHKRSRDRHVKLHTGDRRYRCSKCEAAFSRSDHLKIHLKTHDTQRPYQCTACTRGYSSAAALTSHMQSHKKHHQSSSSQSTGKLQDIDYGRRSVSSHSTSSPPVPSSPSPSLNLTVNPRNVLKTSQGTGSTSTTPILNSPLKLACMYCTRDSFSCMQQLQMHVRTMHQAILSGAEGLTRPPSPGRTPTEQRAAFYSREKPSSGHQEGPKDSRNPSISRKYPAEERADRPASERDHYENAFTCDQCTMKFSTLACLRDHSLSIHRVDGGFGAMVICPLCGIPCTSTAAYAEHYVLQHCENRRLTPATGIDYGETKPNGVYDSAPTRDIRISRSRDASEAADLTNKRPARPSAETAAVAAAGYTADTLLCGQCDAALKDFESFREHVARHLQADHRNQEVSSRQHQCPKCETAFPTREDMLAHLTKHYLGQVSKEFACGACKKLYPHPDQLQRHLLDAHAHHLYRCALCRDTFDSKVAIQVHFAVKHSQECRVYRCSVCTLSNNENSPPGANAASGDGRTFFRSEAEVAAHVRSVHAPPPVISSLMSSSPVGALTRSPASTPGVVATRCVFCGTCCSSELELQLHLASHSANLYRCPICREGFAVEFLLDRHVAQVHHQAAQDHQTPSIRSRENGRIHRPARSQEDTKSLKRGRSPASSNNNSLNQRDNNNKRANYGVSGQQCELCERGEFANEAELQAHKKLAHTPPKLSNKSLSTLSMTCGYCGEVCRSRSELESHTRIQHASNEPGGRHKCNICDEVCPSGVSLAEHKLQKHCKIQLSDTCVVCRGCLASESQFLDHVQRHSLENVDPQQRLDSTLPHLPAPCVVCRQTLISDLECRLHARHHLRTSSGSRSAGSSPTSPGGGKSQNQGCCLCLRDFAAEDFVNLPPNPASTSGQVLRVCKPCYMRHSQGLPILNSTTYEHRAKYEAAWLANKDGQWDESRDKWEHERKPKVEDRSRNEGSASKKRCEECGVKFEDPEEAEKHRITEHEKTAGGGPNYTCIQCQVSFPTEAKIQQHVRKKHLETSGRGSLEALRCHLCLFEAASPMQLQIHLIEHTFAGCAALSCYICQSLFTTPIGLQTHMLQEHGLDARPYDCSKCTLKFFFSAELDHHVLTFHRPRDESHRLSVENVPEKNHETEKRNDGVTVKEEVVQGAKEEEEEEEEEVNVDDQIGQAKNEEAEQKERKLKTEVNGETSGRMES, encoded by the exons AGGCCCTCGGGACCGGAAGTTCCTCCTGGCACAGCGAGGATGGCGGGCCCAACTCGCGCCGCGGCAGAGAGACGCCGTCTTCTTGCGCGACTCCGACGTCGGCGAGCTTTCCGTCGGAGCCCGAGGTCGACGCCGACGTTGGCGTCAATCCCGACGGCAACAACCCCGCCGCACCTTACCCCTGCCAATTTTGCGAAAGGACGTTTCCGCGGTTGAGCTACCTGAAGAAGCATGAACAG AGCCACGGCGATCAGATGCCGTATCGATGCAGCTGGTGCAACAGATTATTCAAGCACAAACGTAGTCGCGATCGCCACGTGAAGCTGCACACCGGGGACAGGCGATACCGCTGCTCCAAGTGCGAGGCCGCCTTCTCCAGGAG CGATCACCTGAAGATTCACTTGAAAACTCACGACACTCAAAGGCCTTATCAATGCACGGCTTGCACGAGAGGTTACAGTTCAGCCGCGGCGTTAACGTCGCACATGCAATCCCACAAGAAGCATCACCAATCGTCGTCTTCGCAATCGACCGGCAAGCTCCAGGACATCGACTACGGCAGAAGGAGCGTCTCCTCGCACAGCACGTCGTCCCCGCCCGtaccgtcgtcgccgtcacCTTCGTTGAACCTCACAGTGAATCCGAGGAACGTTCTGAAAACGTCGCAAGGCACCGGTAGCACCTCCACCACGCCGATTCTCAACTCGCCCTTAAAACTCGCCTGTATGTACTGCACCCGCGATTCGTTCAGCTGCATGCAGCAGCTGCAGATGCACGTCCGCACGATGCACCAGGCGATCTTAAGTGGCGCAGAGGGCCTGACACGACCGCCGTCGCCAGGCAGAACACCGACCGAGCAACGAGCGGCGTTTTACTCGCGAGAAAAGCCAAGCTCCGGCCACCAGGAAGGACCGAAGGATTCGCGGAATCCAAGTATAAGCCGCAAGTACCCGGCCGAGGAGAGAGCCGATCGGCCCGCCAGCGAACGAGACCACTACGAGAACGCGTTTACCTGCGACCAGTGCACCATGAAATTCTCTACCCTGGCCTGTCTGCGAGATCACTCGCTGTCGATTCACCGGGTGGACGGTGGTTTCGGGGCGATGGTGATATGCCCGTTGTGCGGTATCCCATGCACCTCGACGGCAGCCTACGCCGAGCACTACGTTCTTCAGCATTGCGAGAACCGCCGGCTGACGCCGGCGACCGGCATTGACTACGGCGAAACAAAACCGAACGGCGTGTACGACAGTGCTCCAACGAGAGATATCAGGATATCGAGAAGCAGGGATGCTTCCGAGGCTGCCGACCTCACGAATAAACGTCCAGCGAGACCGTCCGCGGAgaccgccgccgtcgctgcCGCTGGTTACACCGCGGACACTCTATTATGCGGTCAGTGCGACGCTGCGCTGAAGGACTTTGAATCTTTTCGCGAGCACGTTGCCCGGCATCTTCAGGCCGACCACCGCAACCAGGAAGTATCCAGTAGACAGCATCAGTGTCCCAAGTGCGAGACCGCCTTCCCTACTCGCGAAGACATGCTGGCCCACTTGACCAAACATTACCTGGGTCAGGTGAGCAAAGAATTCGCGTGCGGCGCTTGCAAAAAATTGTACCCCCATCCGGATCAGCTTCAGAGACATTTGCTGGACGCCCACGCGCATCACCTATACCGCTGTGCTCTCTGCCGGGACACGTTCGACTCCAAGGTTGCGATACAAGTGCACTTTGCGGTCAAGCACAGTCAAGAATGCCGGGTTTATCGGTGCAGCGTGTGCACCTTGTCCAACAACGAAAACTCACCTCCGGGAGCGAACGCAGCATCCGGCGACGGCAGGACCTTCTTCAGGAGCGAAGCCGAGGTAGCGGCCCACGTGCGCAGCGTGCACGCGCCTCCTCCCGTCATCTCGTCGTTGATGAGCAGCAGTCCGGTCGGAGCCTTGACGAGAAGCCCAGCCTCGACACCCGgcgtcgtcgcgacgcgctGCGTTTTCTGTGGCACTTGTTGCAGCTCGGAGCTCGAGCTTCAGCTTCACTTGGCCAGCCACTCGGCTAACTTGTACAGATGTCCCATCTGCAGAGAAGGCTTTGCGGTGGAATTCTTGTTAGACCGACACGTCGCCCAGGTTCATCATCAGGCGGCGCAGGATCATCAGACGCCGTCAATTAGAAGCAGAGAGAACGGGCGTATTCATCGACCGGCCAGAAGTCAGGAAGAC aCGAAATCTCTGAAGAGGGGTCGATCGCCGGCATCAAGCAACAATAACTCTCTGAATCAGCGCGACAACAACAATAAACGTGCGAATTATGGAGTATCCGGCCAACAATGTGAGCTCTGCGAGCGCGGCGAGTTTGCGAACGAGGCTGAACTACAAGCACACAAGAAACTCGCCCATACGCCTCCAAAGCTATCGAACAAGTCTCTGTCCACCTTGAGCATGACGTGCGGTTATTGCGGCGAGGTCTGTCGGTCGCGAAGTGAACTGGAATCTCACACGAGGATTCAGCACGCCTCTAATGAGCCCGGTGGTCGTCACAAATGTAACATCTGCGACGAGGTGTGTCCGTCCGGCGTAAGTCTCGCTGAGCACAAGCTTCAGAAACATTGCAAAATTCAATTGAGCGACACGTGCGTAGTATGTCGTGGGTGTCTTGCGTCGGAGAGTCAGTTTCTCGACCATGTTCAAAGGCACAGTCTTGAAAACGTAGATCCGCAACAACGATTGGACAGTACGCTGCCTCATTTGCCTGCGCCATGCGTTGTCTGCCGACAGACGCTGATCAGCGATCTAGAATGTCGTCTTCACGCGCGACACCACCTACGAACGTCCTCGGGATCGCGCAGCGCTGGCTCCAGCCCAACAAGTCCTGGCGGTGGCAAAAGTCAAAATCAAGGTTGCTGTCTCTGCCTGCGTGATTTCGCAGCCGAAGACTTTGTCAATCTGCCACCTAATCCTGCCAGTACAAGCGGACAGGTGCTCAGAGTCTGCAAGCCATGCTACATGCGACACTCTCAGGGACTGCCTATTCTGAACTCGACAACCTACGAGCATCGGGCTAAATACGAGGCAGCTTGGCTCGCAAACAAGGACGGCCAGTGGGACGAGTCCAGAGACAAGTGGGAACATGAGAGAAAACCGAAGGTAGAAGATCGATCCAGGAACGAAGGAAGTGCTAGCAAGAAACGGTGTGAAGAGTGCGGAGTGAAATTCGAAGACCCTGAAGAAGCAGAGAAGCACAGAATTACCGAGCATGAAAAAACCGCCGGCGGTGGTCCGAACTACACCTGCATACAATGTCAA GTATCATTTCCAACTGAAGCGAAAATTCAACAACACGTGAGGAAGAAACATTTAGAGACATCCGGGAGAGGGTCCTTGGAGGCTTTACGATGCCACTTGTGCTTATTCGAGGCCGCCAGTCCTATGCAGCTGCAAATTCACTTAATAGAGCACACTTTCGCCGGTTGTGCCGCCCTTAGCTGTTACATCTGCCAGTCGCTTTTCACAACTCCCATTGGCCTTCAG ACTCACATGCTGCAGGAACACGGACTCGACGCGCGACCGTACGATTGCTCCAAGTGTACGCTGAAATTCTTCTTCAGCGCGGAATTGGATCACCACGTTCTGACCTTCCACCGTCCGAGGGATGAAAGCCACCGTCTATCAGTCGAAAATGTTCCTGAAAAAAATCACGAGACTGAGAAACGCAACGACGGTGTAACGGTGAAGGAAGAAGTGGTGCAAGGTGccaaagaagaagaagaagaagaagaagaggaagtgAATGTGGACGATCAAATAGGGCAGGCAAAGAACGAGGAAGCTGAACAAAAAGAGCGGAAACTAAAGACGGAAGTAAACGGCGAGACGTCCGGAAGAATGGAATCGTGA
- the L gene encoding zinc finger protein 423 homolog isoform X2, whose product MLFKGNSSRLELLIGKIHAHKEPSQEEQHKSKEALGTGSSSWHSEDGGPNSRRGRETPSSCATPTSASFPSEPEVDADVGVNPDGNNPAAPYPCQFCERTFPRLSYLKKHEQSHGDQMPYRCSWCNRLFKHKRSRDRHVKLHTGDRRYRCSKCEAAFSRSDHLKIHLKTHDTQRPYQCTACTRGYSSAAALTSHMQSHKKHHQSSSSQSTGKLQDIDYGRRSVSSHSTSSPPVPSSPSPSLNLTVNPRNVLKTSQGTGSTSTTPILNSPLKLACMYCTRDSFSCMQQLQMHVRTMHQAILSGAEGLTRPPSPGRTPTEQRAAFYSREKPSSGHQEGPKDSRNPSISRKYPAEERADRPASERDHYENAFTCDQCTMKFSTLACLRDHSLSIHRVDGGFGAMVICPLCGIPCTSTAAYAEHYVLQHCENRRLTPATGIDYGETKPNGVYDSAPTRDIRISRSRDASEAADLTNKRPARPSAETAAVAAAGYTADTLLCGQCDAALKDFESFREHVARHLQADHRNQEVSSRQHQCPKCETAFPTREDMLAHLTKHYLGQVSKEFACGACKKLYPHPDQLQRHLLDAHAHHLYRCALCRDTFDSKVAIQVHFAVKHSQECRVYRCSVCTLSNNENSPPGANAASGDGRTFFRSEAEVAAHVRSVHAPPPVISSLMSSSPVGALTRSPASTPGVVATRCVFCGTCCSSELELQLHLASHSANLYRCPICREGFAVEFLLDRHVAQVHHQAAQDHQTPSIRSRENGRIHRPARSQEDTKSLKRGRSPASSNNNSLNQRDNNNKRANYGVSGQQCELCERGEFANEAELQAHKKLAHTPPKLSNKSLSTLSMTCGYCGEVCRSRSELESHTRIQHASNEPGGRHKCNICDEVCPSGVSLAEHKLQKHCKIQLSDTCVVCRGCLASESQFLDHVQRHSLENVDPQQRLDSTLPHLPAPCVVCRQTLISDLECRLHARHHLRTSSGSRSAGSSPTSPGGGKSQNQGCCLCLRDFAAEDFVNLPPNPASTSGQVLRVCKPCYMRHSQGLPILNSTTYEHRAKYEAAWLANKDGQWDESRDKWEHERKPKVEDRSRNEGSASKKRCEECGVKFEDPEEAEKHRITEHEKTAGGGPNYTCIQCQVSFPTEAKIQQHVRKKHLETSGRGSLEALRCHLCLFEAASPMQLQIHLIEHTFAGCAALSCYICQSLFTTPIGLQTHMLQEHGLDARPYDCSKCTLKFFFSAELDHHVLTFHRPRDESHRLSVENVPEKNHETEKRNDGVTVKEEVVQGAKEEEEEEEEEVNVDDQIGQAKNEEAEQKERKLKTEVNGETSGRMES is encoded by the exons ATGCTCTTCAAAGGCAATAGTTCACGACTGGAATTGCTGATAGGAAAGATTCACGCGCACAAAGAGCCGTCACAGGAAGAGCAACATAAATCTAAAG AGGCCCTCGGGACCGGAAGTTCCTCCTGGCACAGCGAGGATGGCGGGCCCAACTCGCGCCGCGGCAGAGAGACGCCGTCTTCTTGCGCGACTCCGACGTCGGCGAGCTTTCCGTCGGAGCCCGAGGTCGACGCCGACGTTGGCGTCAATCCCGACGGCAACAACCCCGCCGCACCTTACCCCTGCCAATTTTGCGAAAGGACGTTTCCGCGGTTGAGCTACCTGAAGAAGCATGAACAG AGCCACGGCGATCAGATGCCGTATCGATGCAGCTGGTGCAACAGATTATTCAAGCACAAACGTAGTCGCGATCGCCACGTGAAGCTGCACACCGGGGACAGGCGATACCGCTGCTCCAAGTGCGAGGCCGCCTTCTCCAGGAG CGATCACCTGAAGATTCACTTGAAAACTCACGACACTCAAAGGCCTTATCAATGCACGGCTTGCACGAGAGGTTACAGTTCAGCCGCGGCGTTAACGTCGCACATGCAATCCCACAAGAAGCATCACCAATCGTCGTCTTCGCAATCGACCGGCAAGCTCCAGGACATCGACTACGGCAGAAGGAGCGTCTCCTCGCACAGCACGTCGTCCCCGCCCGtaccgtcgtcgccgtcacCTTCGTTGAACCTCACAGTGAATCCGAGGAACGTTCTGAAAACGTCGCAAGGCACCGGTAGCACCTCCACCACGCCGATTCTCAACTCGCCCTTAAAACTCGCCTGTATGTACTGCACCCGCGATTCGTTCAGCTGCATGCAGCAGCTGCAGATGCACGTCCGCACGATGCACCAGGCGATCTTAAGTGGCGCAGAGGGCCTGACACGACCGCCGTCGCCAGGCAGAACACCGACCGAGCAACGAGCGGCGTTTTACTCGCGAGAAAAGCCAAGCTCCGGCCACCAGGAAGGACCGAAGGATTCGCGGAATCCAAGTATAAGCCGCAAGTACCCGGCCGAGGAGAGAGCCGATCGGCCCGCCAGCGAACGAGACCACTACGAGAACGCGTTTACCTGCGACCAGTGCACCATGAAATTCTCTACCCTGGCCTGTCTGCGAGATCACTCGCTGTCGATTCACCGGGTGGACGGTGGTTTCGGGGCGATGGTGATATGCCCGTTGTGCGGTATCCCATGCACCTCGACGGCAGCCTACGCCGAGCACTACGTTCTTCAGCATTGCGAGAACCGCCGGCTGACGCCGGCGACCGGCATTGACTACGGCGAAACAAAACCGAACGGCGTGTACGACAGTGCTCCAACGAGAGATATCAGGATATCGAGAAGCAGGGATGCTTCCGAGGCTGCCGACCTCACGAATAAACGTCCAGCGAGACCGTCCGCGGAgaccgccgccgtcgctgcCGCTGGTTACACCGCGGACACTCTATTATGCGGTCAGTGCGACGCTGCGCTGAAGGACTTTGAATCTTTTCGCGAGCACGTTGCCCGGCATCTTCAGGCCGACCACCGCAACCAGGAAGTATCCAGTAGACAGCATCAGTGTCCCAAGTGCGAGACCGCCTTCCCTACTCGCGAAGACATGCTGGCCCACTTGACCAAACATTACCTGGGTCAGGTGAGCAAAGAATTCGCGTGCGGCGCTTGCAAAAAATTGTACCCCCATCCGGATCAGCTTCAGAGACATTTGCTGGACGCCCACGCGCATCACCTATACCGCTGTGCTCTCTGCCGGGACACGTTCGACTCCAAGGTTGCGATACAAGTGCACTTTGCGGTCAAGCACAGTCAAGAATGCCGGGTTTATCGGTGCAGCGTGTGCACCTTGTCCAACAACGAAAACTCACCTCCGGGAGCGAACGCAGCATCCGGCGACGGCAGGACCTTCTTCAGGAGCGAAGCCGAGGTAGCGGCCCACGTGCGCAGCGTGCACGCGCCTCCTCCCGTCATCTCGTCGTTGATGAGCAGCAGTCCGGTCGGAGCCTTGACGAGAAGCCCAGCCTCGACACCCGgcgtcgtcgcgacgcgctGCGTTTTCTGTGGCACTTGTTGCAGCTCGGAGCTCGAGCTTCAGCTTCACTTGGCCAGCCACTCGGCTAACTTGTACAGATGTCCCATCTGCAGAGAAGGCTTTGCGGTGGAATTCTTGTTAGACCGACACGTCGCCCAGGTTCATCATCAGGCGGCGCAGGATCATCAGACGCCGTCAATTAGAAGCAGAGAGAACGGGCGTATTCATCGACCGGCCAGAAGTCAGGAAGAC aCGAAATCTCTGAAGAGGGGTCGATCGCCGGCATCAAGCAACAATAACTCTCTGAATCAGCGCGACAACAACAATAAACGTGCGAATTATGGAGTATCCGGCCAACAATGTGAGCTCTGCGAGCGCGGCGAGTTTGCGAACGAGGCTGAACTACAAGCACACAAGAAACTCGCCCATACGCCTCCAAAGCTATCGAACAAGTCTCTGTCCACCTTGAGCATGACGTGCGGTTATTGCGGCGAGGTCTGTCGGTCGCGAAGTGAACTGGAATCTCACACGAGGATTCAGCACGCCTCTAATGAGCCCGGTGGTCGTCACAAATGTAACATCTGCGACGAGGTGTGTCCGTCCGGCGTAAGTCTCGCTGAGCACAAGCTTCAGAAACATTGCAAAATTCAATTGAGCGACACGTGCGTAGTATGTCGTGGGTGTCTTGCGTCGGAGAGTCAGTTTCTCGACCATGTTCAAAGGCACAGTCTTGAAAACGTAGATCCGCAACAACGATTGGACAGTACGCTGCCTCATTTGCCTGCGCCATGCGTTGTCTGCCGACAGACGCTGATCAGCGATCTAGAATGTCGTCTTCACGCGCGACACCACCTACGAACGTCCTCGGGATCGCGCAGCGCTGGCTCCAGCCCAACAAGTCCTGGCGGTGGCAAAAGTCAAAATCAAGGTTGCTGTCTCTGCCTGCGTGATTTCGCAGCCGAAGACTTTGTCAATCTGCCACCTAATCCTGCCAGTACAAGCGGACAGGTGCTCAGAGTCTGCAAGCCATGCTACATGCGACACTCTCAGGGACTGCCTATTCTGAACTCGACAACCTACGAGCATCGGGCTAAATACGAGGCAGCTTGGCTCGCAAACAAGGACGGCCAGTGGGACGAGTCCAGAGACAAGTGGGAACATGAGAGAAAACCGAAGGTAGAAGATCGATCCAGGAACGAAGGAAGTGCTAGCAAGAAACGGTGTGAAGAGTGCGGAGTGAAATTCGAAGACCCTGAAGAAGCAGAGAAGCACAGAATTACCGAGCATGAAAAAACCGCCGGCGGTGGTCCGAACTACACCTGCATACAATGTCAA GTATCATTTCCAACTGAAGCGAAAATTCAACAACACGTGAGGAAGAAACATTTAGAGACATCCGGGAGAGGGTCCTTGGAGGCTTTACGATGCCACTTGTGCTTATTCGAGGCCGCCAGTCCTATGCAGCTGCAAATTCACTTAATAGAGCACACTTTCGCCGGTTGTGCCGCCCTTAGCTGTTACATCTGCCAGTCGCTTTTCACAACTCCCATTGGCCTTCAG ACTCACATGCTGCAGGAACACGGACTCGACGCGCGACCGTACGATTGCTCCAAGTGTACGCTGAAATTCTTCTTCAGCGCGGAATTGGATCACCACGTTCTGACCTTCCACCGTCCGAGGGATGAAAGCCACCGTCTATCAGTCGAAAATGTTCCTGAAAAAAATCACGAGACTGAGAAACGCAACGACGGTGTAACGGTGAAGGAAGAAGTGGTGCAAGGTGccaaagaagaagaagaagaagaagaagaggaagtgAATGTGGACGATCAAATAGGGCAGGCAAAGAACGAGGAAGCTGAACAAAAAGAGCGGAAACTAAAGACGGAAGTAAACGGCGAGACGTCCGGAAGAATGGAATCGTGA
- the Cnep1r2 gene encoding nuclear envelope phosphatase-regulatory subunit 1, whose product MRWTAVVYASIAVNSSFQIVVNRFPSSRADAHSNFVKLSIVMSLDQTVCEDLKAFERRLTEVIASLQPATTRWRMLLGLMSICTAIGAWHWLTDPNTSAVSFTQSLYNHPFFTMASIILVILFMMGVHRRVIAPSIITQRARSVLGDFNMSCDDTGKLILKPTRPPHPHET is encoded by the exons ATGCGGTGGACGGCAGTTGTTTACGCGTCGATCGCTGTCAACTCTTCCTTCCAAATCGTCGTGAACAGATTTCCCTCATCTCGAGCAGATGCGCATTCTAATTTTGTAAAGTTATCGATAGTTATGTCGCTGGATCAGACTGTGTGCGAAG ATTTGAAAGCTTTCGAAAGGCGACTTACCGAAGTTATTGCTAGCCTGCAACCAGCTACAACGCGATGGAGaa TGTTGTTAGGTTTAATGTCCATTTGTACTGCAATTGGTGCTTGGCATTGGTTGACAGATCCGAATACGTCAGCGGTATCCTTCACCCAGAGTTTATATAATCATCCATTCTTCACAATGGCTAGTATAATATTAg tgATATTGTTCATGATGGGAGTACATAGACGAGTAATAGCACCTAGTATTATAACTCAAAGGGCCAGAAGTGTGCTTGGTGACTTCAACATGAGTTGTGATGACACTGGAAAGCTAATTCTGAAGCCCACAAGACCTCCTCATCCCCATGAAACTTAG
- the LOC139103084 gene encoding regulation of nuclear pre-mRNA domain-containing protein 1B: MTGFTESALTKRLMDLNPSQQSIQTLSLWLIHHRKHHPTIVKIWYKEMCKVKDNRKLTFMYLANDVIQNSKKKGPEFGKEFETVLPKAFEHMKNFDDKTRERLNRLLQIWEERGVYDKVQISEFKAAFVQSEKDSVPPPKKKAKIEVEKVKKEKKEKKKSETEVEVDGTKELHVTLSPRTPGGDPPETEELIKALMDLENTASSDAGVRERIASLPPEVSEVSLLANLADRTAADQLSAAVNEAATLLADYNGRLQAEMEDRRKLLTMLRDYTLAQRQLLQQAQSTLEDYKEKLKKVCAVRSEVKSHISNLPDLTQLPDVTGGLAPLPSAGDLFSMH; encoded by the exons ATGACGGGATTCACGGAGAGCGCCCTGACCAAACGGCTGATGGACCTGAACCCGTCGCAGCAAAGCATCCAGACGCTCTCGCTCTGGCTGATTCATCACAGAAAGCATCACCCGACCATCGTCAAGATCTGGTACAAGGAGATGTGCAAAG TGAAAGACAATCGCAAATTGACATTTATGTATCTGGCAAACGATGTCATCCAAAACAGCAAGAAGAAAGGTCCAGAATTTGGAAAGGAATTTGAAACAGTTTTACCAAAAGCCTTTGAGCACATGAAAAATTTTGATGATAAAACAAGAGAAAGATTGAATAGGTTACTACAAATTTGGGAAGAAAGAGGAGTTTATGATAAAGTGCAGATATCCGAATTTAAAGCAGCTTTTGTACAATCTGAAAAGGATTCTGTGCCACCACCAAAAAAGAAGGCAAAAATTGAAgtggaaaaagtaaaa aaggagaaaaaagagaagaaaaagtcaGAGACCGAAGTGGAGGTGGATGGCACCAAAGAGCTTCATGTGACGTTGAGCCCAAGGACTCCCGGCGGTGATCCACCGGAAACCGAGGAACTCATCAAAGCCTTAATG GATTTGGAAAACACTGCGTCCTCGGACGCTGGTGTTAGGGAACGTATTGCATCTTTACCGCCGGAAGTCTCGGAAGTTTCGTTGCTCGCAAATCTCGCTGATCGAACAGCTGCGGATCAATTAAGTGCAGCGGTGAATGAAGCTGCCACTCTTCTCGCCGATTACAATGGACGACTGCAAGCAGAAATGGAAGACAGGAGAAAATTGCTAACAATGCTGAGAGACTATACCCTGGCTCAAAGACAATTACTTCAGCAGGCTCAAAGCACTCTAGAA GATTATAAGGAAAAGCTTAAGAAGGTGTGTGCAGTTCGATCAGAAGTAAAATCTCACATTTCGAATCTTCCTGATTTAACGCAATTGCCTGACGTTACTGGTGGCCTGGCACCTCTTCCTTCCGCCGGCGATCTGTTTTCCATGCACTAG